A window from Rubrobacter naiadicus encodes these proteins:
- a CDS encoding APC family permease, which translates to MENSGQEGGFKRELSLMDMTLVGFGSIIGSGWLFASSKVASIAGPAGAISWIIGGISVILLGLVYAELGGSVPRAGGVIRYPAYSHGPLVGYLMSFVTLIAFSSLTAIEVEAARQYATSWWPALSQPGTTTTPTALGWFVQLGLLCIFFLLNYWSITSFAKSNAILTIIKFVVPSVTIVFLLSQLKTANFSVHGFAPFGFSGVEAAIPTGGVIFAYLGLQPVVGFASEAKNPQRTVPIALILSVVLSAIVYVLLQVAFIGGIPTHMLSKGWVGVENEFSLPFRDIAVALGFGWLAALVTFDAIISPSGTANIYLPSTARVVYGWARNGTLFKIFGRVEPRSGIPRPALWLSFFLSIFWTLPFPSWGVLINVVSSALIFSYAVAPISAYALRRNVPNLPRPFHLKGMSIIGPISFIIASLIVYWTGWQTDSWLLGIQLLMFVIYVLARKAVPTDQVSFAQQLRSSWWLVFYYIVIILLSWLGSFGGSNIIPSPWDQILVVIASVIAYYWGGRTGLPEPALDEDKVETETVPAPPSFLGREDPESSR; encoded by the coding sequence ATGGAAAACAGCGGCCAAGAGGGAGGGTTCAAGAGAGAACTCTCTCTTATGGATATGACCCTGGTAGGATTCGGCTCGATAATAGGCTCAGGCTGGTTGTTTGCCTCCAGCAAGGTGGCCAGTATTGCCGGGCCTGCAGGAGCAATCTCTTGGATAATAGGCGGGATCTCGGTGATCCTGCTCGGTCTGGTATACGCTGAGTTGGGAGGCTCCGTACCGCGGGCAGGGGGTGTTATCCGCTATCCGGCCTACTCCCACGGACCCCTTGTGGGTTATCTGATGTCTTTCGTTACCCTGATCGCCTTCTCCAGCCTCACGGCGATCGAGGTCGAGGCTGCTCGCCAGTATGCGACCTCTTGGTGGCCAGCACTCTCTCAGCCAGGGACCACCACTACTCCGACAGCGCTAGGTTGGTTCGTGCAGTTGGGGCTTTTGTGCATCTTCTTCCTCCTGAACTACTGGAGCATCACCTCGTTTGCGAAATCCAACGCCATACTCACCATCATCAAGTTTGTCGTCCCATCTGTCACGATTGTCTTCTTGTTGAGCCAGCTGAAGACGGCAAACTTCAGCGTCCACGGCTTCGCGCCCTTCGGTTTCTCCGGTGTTGAAGCTGCGATTCCGACTGGAGGAGTGATCTTCGCTTACCTGGGGCTGCAGCCGGTAGTTGGCTTCGCGAGCGAAGCCAAAAATCCGCAGCGGACCGTACCTATCGCGCTCATTCTTTCTGTAGTACTCTCAGCTATAGTCTATGTCCTACTCCAAGTGGCATTTATCGGGGGGATCCCCACGCACATGCTGAGCAAGGGCTGGGTGGGTGTAGAGAACGAGTTCAGCCTTCCCTTCAGGGATATTGCGGTGGCGCTCGGGTTTGGATGGCTGGCGGCACTGGTCACCTTCGACGCGATTATCTCACCCAGCGGTACAGCCAATATCTACCTTCCCTCGACTGCTCGTGTGGTCTACGGCTGGGCCCGCAACGGTACTCTGTTCAAAATCTTCGGCCGAGTCGAACCGAGGTCTGGTATTCCACGTCCTGCTTTGTGGCTCTCGTTCTTTCTGTCCATCTTCTGGACGTTACCGTTCCCTTCCTGGGGAGTTCTTATTAACGTGGTTTCTTCGGCCCTAATCTTTAGCTACGCCGTAGCGCCGATCTCTGCTTACGCCCTCCGTCGTAATGTCCCCAACCTTCCACGCCCCTTCCACCTGAAGGGTATGAGCATAATAGGTCCGATCTCTTTCATCATAGCTTCGCTTATCGTTTACTGGACCGGATGGCAGACAGATTCCTGGCTACTGGGCATTCAGCTTCTGATGTTCGTAATATATGTCCTCGCGAGGAAGGCGGTACCTACCGACCAAGTCAGCTTCGCCCAACAACTCAGATCTTCTTGGTGGCTCGTGTTCTACTACATAGTGATAATCCTTCTCTCCTGGCTGGGAAGTTTTGGTGGATCGAATATCATCCCTAGCCCCTGGGATCAGATACTCGTTGTTATAGCCTCCGTCATCGCTTACTATTGGGGGGGACGCACCGGGCTTCCTGAACCGGCGCTCGACGAGGACAAGGTGGAGACCGAGACGGTACCAGCTCCCCCCAGCTTTCTCGGCCGCGAAGATCCTGAATCATCGCGGTGA
- a CDS encoding IS3 family transposase, protein MSAGQSAISESFVATLKVELVHPRRFPSRAAARSAVFEYLEGFYNRRRLHSSLGYVSPERFEEFGAKEVTVA, encoded by the coding sequence ATCAGCGCTGGACAGAGCGCCATCTCCGAGAGCTTCGTCGCGACGCTGAAGGTCGAACTCGTCCATCCTCGCCGCTTCCCGAGCCGGGCTGCCGCGAGGAGCGCCGTGTTCGAGTACCTGGAAGGCTTCTACAACCGCAGGCGGTTGCACTCCTCGCTCGGATACGTCAGCCCGGAGAGGTTCGAGGAGTTCGGAGCAAAGGAGGTGACGGTGGCGTAG
- a CDS encoding DDE-type integrase/transposase/recombinase, translating to MRTEEGFLHLAFVLDVYSRKIVGWATASHLRAELVVDALEMALWRRKPEAGLIHHSERGTQYTALSFGKKLEEARIVPSMGRVGSALDRAPSPRASSRR from the coding sequence GTGCGCACCGAAGAGGGGTTTCTCCACCTGGCGTTTGTGCTGGACGTCTACTCCAGGAAGATCGTCGGCTGGGCGACGGCGAGCCACCTGCGCGCCGAGCTCGTCGTCGACGCTCTGGAGATGGCCCTCTGGAGGCGCAAGCCCGAAGCGGGTCTCATACACCATTCCGAGAGGGGCACCCAGTACACCGCGCTCTCCTTCGGCAAGAAGCTGGAAGAGGCCAGGATAGTTCCGTCGATGGGGAGGGTGGGATCAGCGCTGGACAGAGCGCCATCTCCGAGAGCTTCGTCGCGACGCTGA
- a CDS encoding IS3 family transposase has product MSRFRFADVERARFPVALLCRTVGVSKSGYYAWKMMSWKMMRPPSRRSREDAALTERIVEMHKRSRETYGYPRVHAELRALGIRCGRCRVARLMRETGIRGCVRGRKRRTTRRDPRATPAQDLVKSGTSAPPPPTGSGRRT; this is encoded by the coding sequence GTGAGCCGCTTCAGGTTCGCCGACGTGGAGAGGGCGCGCTTTCCCGTTGCGTTGTTGTGCAGAACGGTCGGCGTCTCAAAGAGCGGCTACTACGCCTGGAAGATGATGAGCTGGAAGATGATGAGACCACCCTCCAGGAGGAGCCGCGAGGATGCGGCCCTCACCGAGCGTATCGTGGAAATGCACAAGAGGAGCAGAGAGACCTACGGCTACCCCAGGGTGCACGCCGAGCTGCGTGCCCTCGGGATTCGGTGCGGCCGGTGCAGGGTGGCGAGGCTGATGCGGGAAACCGGGATTCGGGGCTGCGTTCGAGGCAGGAAGAGGAGGACCACCCGTCGCGATCCTCGTGCCACGCCCGCTCAGGACCTCGTGAAGTCAGGAACTTCCGCGCCACCGCCCCCGACAGGCTCTGGACGGCGGACATAA
- a CDS encoding transposase, producing the protein MPRTRPPYPPEFHREAIRLVRASNEDHPIPRVANELGVSVETLRTWVKQDEIDESEREELTTEEKEELRRLRREVKPLRQEKEILRKATAFFARKEIGSR; encoded by the coding sequence GTGCCCAGAACCAGACCGCCGTACCCGCCGGAATTCCACCGCGAGGCCATCCGGCTGGTGCGAGCTTCGAATGAAGATCACCCCATACCCAGGGTAGCCAACGAACTCGGCGTCAGCGTCGAAACCTTACGCACCTGGGTCAAGCAGGACGAGATCGACGAGAGCGAGCGCGAGGAGCTCACCACCGAGGAGAAGGAGGAGCTGCGCAGGCTCCGTCGCGAGGTGAAGCCCCTGCGCCAAGAGAAAGAGATCTTAAGAAAAGCGACCGCCTTCTTCGCCAGGAAGGAGATCGGGAGTCGGTGA
- a CDS encoding helix-turn-helix domain-containing protein translates to MEASLRSKDAFVIRRSQILLASSRGRSPPKIAQSLGCGSQTVSNAIHAFNERGLDALTPGSSCPKRFHVALDEQSAEVLRQMLHRSPREFGYDTSLWTLAMAANVAFEEGLTERRG, encoded by the coding sequence TTGGAAGCCTCTCTGCGCTCCAAAGACGCTTTCGTGATACGCCGATCCCAGATACTCCTGGCGAGTTCTCGCGGACGATCCCCTCCGAAGATAGCCCAGAGTCTGGGATGCGGCTCACAGACGGTCAGTAATGCCATCCACGCTTTCAACGAGCGTGGACTCGACGCTCTCACGCCCGGCTCCTCATGCCCCAAGCGCTTCCATGTCGCTTTAGACGAACAGAGCGCCGAGGTCTTGCGGCAGATGCTCCACCGCTCCCCGAGGGAGTTCGGGTACGACACGAGCCTGTGGACTCTTGCGATGGCCGCAAACGTCGCCTTCGAGGAGGGGCTCACAGAGAGGCGAGGGTAG
- a CDS encoding isochorismatase family protein: MHIEGFGGRGGFGRRPALAVIDMTLGFTDPESPLACDLEGPVEEIRKLLQAARAAEIPVVFTTVAYRESDRLTAAAFIDKVPALLTLEAGSRWAEVDPRIAPRASEPVLNKLFASAFFGTPLGALLTAAGVDTLIITGASTSGCVRATAVDALQHGFRPVVPREAVGDRNPEAHEANLYDIDAKYGDVVSVDEVLEYIDAVHAG, translated from the coding sequence ATGCATATCGAGGGCTTCGGCGGACGCGGCGGCTTCGGCCGCCGCCCCGCCCTCGCCGTCATAGACATGACGCTCGGCTTCACCGACCCAGAGTCGCCGCTCGCCTGCGACCTCGAAGGGCCGGTCGAGGAGATCCGGAAGCTCCTCCAAGCCGCCCGCGCAGCGGAGATTCCCGTGGTCTTCACCACCGTCGCCTACCGGGAGTCCGACAGGCTCACCGCCGCCGCGTTCATAGACAAGGTGCCGGCGCTGCTCACGCTGGAGGCTGGCAGCCGCTGGGCGGAGGTCGACCCGCGCATAGCACCGCGCGCCTCCGAGCCCGTACTGAACAAGCTCTTCGCCTCCGCTTTCTTCGGGACTCCGCTCGGGGCCCTGCTCACCGCCGCCGGGGTGGACACCCTGATCATCACGGGAGCCTCGACCTCGGGCTGCGTGCGGGCCACCGCCGTCGACGCCCTCCAGCACGGCTTCAGGCCCGTCGTTCCGCGCGAGGCCGTAGGCGACCGCAACCCCGAAGCCCACGAGGCCAACCTCTACGACATAGACGCCAAGTACGGCGACGTCGTCTCCGTGGACGAGGTCTTGGAATACATCGACGCCGTACACGCTGGCTGA
- a CDS encoding hydantoinase B/oxoprolinase family protein — protein sequence MVLNEREQGLPDFVREHDIDNVTLDIIENALKNIRYEMDRVLVTTAVSPIIREQADEFPLIADRQGRMVVGQFGSPVDTVLENSPYRVEDLKDGDVIATNDPYMMEGSTSHLPDILLVRPIFYEGDHVGYALQWGNLMDVGGKTAGSIPIDARSIYEEGVRMPPVKLYDGGKLNEEVLRFFCHNSRTPRETRADIMAIAAGTAAGAQRVKDICDRFGKETYLEACDALLNRTRTSIINLMRQLIPEGERFEFEDYTDDDGLGNGPIKLKLAMWREGDTLHLDWTGTDAQVPGPVNFLLNHRMFQMFAGVFLISAVDPTILFNDGYSDVIKVHIPEGSVLRPKDPAPLSNRLVVMARLFDVLGAVYAKAIGFNVSGSYGTSPNFVYSGVKPDGEPFQTMEILYGGIPAIPGKDGLDGHSWWPEFLAVPAEYMETYYPMIVEEYTARRDSCGAGQFRGGCGIRKVYRFISDGRITYQDDRAHTYPYGVAGGRPGAPSKKTLIRKSGETVELPSKVSDVPVFEGDRLVFETAGAGGVGDPLERDPEAVAKDVRWGLVSREAAGSEYGVVLDEDGSVDAAATQSRREEIRASRPEPPAFDHGDLPPLAEQRRIIAETRRKFNEWLSHELGAARANGRG from the coding sequence ATGGTGCTGAACGAGAGAGAGCAGGGCCTGCCGGACTTCGTCCGGGAGCACGACATAGACAACGTCACCCTCGACATCATCGAGAACGCCCTCAAGAACATCCGCTACGAGATGGACCGGGTGCTCGTCACCACGGCGGTCAGCCCCATCATCCGCGAGCAGGCCGACGAGTTCCCCCTGATCGCCGACCGTCAGGGGCGCATGGTCGTCGGCCAGTTCGGAAGCCCGGTGGACACGGTGCTGGAGAACTCGCCCTACAGGGTCGAGGACCTCAAGGACGGCGACGTCATCGCAACGAACGACCCGTACATGATGGAGGGCTCCACCTCGCACCTCCCGGACATCCTGCTGGTGCGACCGATCTTCTACGAGGGCGACCACGTCGGGTACGCTCTGCAGTGGGGCAACCTGATGGACGTCGGCGGCAAGACCGCCGGATCCATCCCCATCGACGCCCGATCGATCTACGAGGAGGGCGTGCGCATGCCCCCCGTCAAGCTCTACGACGGCGGCAAACTCAACGAGGAGGTCCTGCGCTTCTTCTGCCACAACTCGCGCACCCCGCGCGAGACCCGCGCGGACATCATGGCGATAGCCGCGGGCACGGCGGCGGGCGCGCAAAGGGTGAAGGACATCTGCGACCGCTTCGGCAAAGAGACCTACCTCGAGGCCTGCGACGCCCTCTTGAACCGGACGCGCACCAGCATCATCAACCTCATGCGCCAGCTCATCCCGGAGGGTGAGCGCTTCGAGTTCGAGGACTACACCGACGACGACGGGCTCGGCAACGGCCCCATAAAGCTCAAGCTCGCCATGTGGCGCGAGGGCGACACGCTGCACCTCGACTGGACCGGCACCGACGCCCAGGTCCCCGGCCCCGTGAACTTCCTCCTCAACCACCGGATGTTCCAGATGTTCGCGGGGGTCTTCCTGATCTCCGCCGTCGACCCCACGATCCTCTTCAACGACGGCTACTCGGACGTCATAAAGGTCCACATCCCCGAGGGCTCCGTGCTGCGCCCGAAGGACCCCGCGCCCCTGTCCAACCGCCTGGTCGTCATGGCGCGCCTCTTCGACGTCTTGGGAGCGGTCTACGCCAAAGCGATCGGCTTCAACGTCTCCGGCTCCTACGGGACGAGCCCCAACTTCGTCTACTCCGGCGTCAAGCCGGACGGCGAGCCGTTCCAGACGATGGAGATCCTCTACGGCGGCATCCCGGCGATCCCGGGCAAGGACGGCCTCGACGGGCACTCCTGGTGGCCGGAGTTCCTCGCGGTCCCCGCGGAGTACATGGAGACGTACTACCCCATGATCGTCGAGGAGTACACCGCCCGCCGCGACTCCTGCGGGGCGGGGCAGTTCCGCGGCGGCTGCGGCATAAGGAAGGTCTACCGATTCATCTCCGACGGGCGCATCACCTACCAGGACGACCGCGCCCACACCTACCCCTACGGCGTCGCCGGCGGCAGGCCCGGCGCCCCTTCGAAGAAGACCCTCATCCGCAAAAGTGGCGAGACCGTCGAGCTCCCCTCCAAGGTGAGCGACGTCCCGGTCTTCGAGGGCGACCGCCTCGTCTTCGAGACCGCCGGGGCCGGCGGCGTCGGCGACCCGCTGGAGCGCGACCCGGAGGCCGTCGCCAAGGACGTGCGTTGGGGCCTCGTCAGCCGCGAGGCCGCCGGGAGCGAGTACGGGGTCGTCTTGGACGAAGACGGCTCGGTGGACGCCGCGGCGACGCAGTCGAGGCGCGAGGAGATCCGGGCCTCCCGTCCCGAGCCGCCCGCCTTCGACCACGGCGACCTGCCGCCGCTTGCGGAGCAGCGCAGGATCATCGCCGAGACCCGCCGCAAATTCAACGAGTGGCTCTCGCACGAGCTCGGCGCGGCGCGGGCGAACGGCAGGGGGTGA